The DNA region CACCGACGGCCCCTGACAGACGTTCGTTACCGTGGCCTTGACGTTAAAACTGGCCAGCGTGTTTTCCAATAACTGCTTGTCCTGATAAAACTGCGCCGCCTGCTGCCGCTGGGTTTCGCGCGGGTCGACCGGCGGCCGCAGGAGTTTCAAGGGCGGAAATTTATAATTGCCGGCGCGGCTGACATAGCGAGGCGCGGCCGGCTTCGGGACAGCGGCCGCCGCGCGTACCGGACGGACTGCTGGTCGAGGAGGAACAACTTGCCGCCGCGCGGACGGTCTGGACTGAGGCGCGCGCGGAGGGAGCGGATTTAAACGCTGCGGCTTGGGCGCGCGCGGCACAGCCGGCTGTTTCGGCGGCGCGCTGTCACTGACAAAAGTCTTATACAAAAAAAGCACAAAATTTTTCACCGTGCAGTTGAGCATCAAAAGCGCGGATAGCCAGAGCAGGATCAGCAGAAAAAAATAAGCGCCGATCGAACCAAAATAATTTTTGAGAATATTTGCCGCAAGTCCGCCCAGCGCGCCGCCGCGCTGGACAAAAAGCTCTGCCATCGCGCAAAAGACCAGCAGAAAAAGAACCGCGCCGCCGCTACGCCAGCCAGCATGTTTAATTCTCCGCCGCAGGAGCAGCCAGACGCTCAGCAATAAAACGACCAGCGGCGCGGCATAAACGCCGTCGCCTCCCAGAAAATACAAACCGTTCCAAAAAAAATCCCCCAGCCGGCTCATAAGTTAATTTCTCTGAAAATCATCAGCATATCGCACAATATCATCCTCGCCAAAATAAGCGCCGGTCTGCGTTTCCACGACTACCAAATCCACCTCGCCTTTATTCTCCAGCCGGTGTTTTGCGCCGATTGGTATAAACACGTGCTGCCCCTTGTCCAGGATCAAAAACTCGTCATCGATCTCCACATAGGCCTGCCCGGCCGTGACCACCCAATTTTCACTGCGGCGCTGGTGTGACTGCAGGCTCAAGCGTTTGTGCGGACGGACGGTCAGAGTTTTCACTTTATAATTTACATTATCCAGCAAAACTTCAAAACTGCCCCACGGCCGGTTTTCTATATAATTATTGGCCATACTGCCTCTCGTAATATTTTTGATAATCCCCGGACTTGACAGAATCAACCCATTTCTGGTTTTTAAGATACCAGCGCAGGGTCTCTTTAATGCCCTGCTCAAAAGTGTAACGCGGCTGCCAGCCGAAACTTTTAGCCATTTTGCCCGCATCGATAGCGTAACGCCGGTCGTGCCCGGGACGATCCTTAACATAGCTGATTAACGACTCCGGTTTTTTCAATTCGCGCAAGATCAGTTTCACGATGTAAATATTTTCTTTTTCGCTGTGTCCGCCGATATTGTAAATTTCGCCGGGCGCGCCCTGATGCAAAACGATATCGAGCGCCTCGCAATGATCGCTGACGTGCAGCCAATCGCGGACATTTTTGCCGTCACCGTACACCGGCAAAGGCCGGTCGGCCAGCGCATTGCTGATCATCAGCGGGATCAGCTTTTCAGGAAATTGATACGGCCCGTAATTATTGGAGCAGCGCGTCGTCAGGAGCGGCAGGCCAAAAGTGTGGAAATAAGCGCGCGTCAGCAGATCCGCGCCGGCCTTGCTGGCGCTGTACGGCGAATTCGGCTGCAGCGGAGTTGCTTCGGTAAAATAACCGGCCGAACCCAGGGAGC from Candidatus Margulisiibacteriota bacterium includes:
- a CDS encoding phosphomannose isomerase type II C-terminal cupin domain, with the translated sequence MANNYIENRPWGSFEVLLDNVNYKVKTLTVRPHKRLSLQSHQRRSENWVVTAGQAYVEIDDEFLILDKGQHVFIPIGAKHRLENKGEVDLVVVETQTGAYFGEDDIVRYADDFQRN
- the rfbB gene encoding dTDP-glucose 4,6-dehydratase, producing the protein MKKILITGGAGFIGSAFVRQTLRKHPDYQVINLDALTYAGNLETLADIEKEPNYRFVKGDIGDKELADKLFAEGLDYVVNFAAESHVDRSIAGPEIFAQTNILGTQNLLEAVRKYWTADASRASASRYLQVSTDEVYGSLGSAGYFTEATPLQPNSPYSASKAGADLLTRAYFHTFGLPLLTTRCSNNYGPYQFPEKLIPLMISNALADRPLPVYGDGKNVRDWLHVSDHCEALDIVLHQGAPGEIYNIGGHSEKENIYIVKLILRELKKPESLISYVKDRPGHDRRYAIDAGKMAKSFGWQPRYTFEQGIKETLRWYLKNQKWVDSVKSGDYQKYYERQYGQ